In the genome of Thermodesulfobacteriota bacterium, the window GTCGTTGTTCCCTATTTCTGCGATCACCGCCATTCCGATCCCCATCAGGGCGGGTTGAGCTGGCTGCGGATCGCCGAAGATCTGGCCCGGTTCTGCGAAACCCTGGGCCTTCAGACGCCGCGGATGGTCGGCCACTCCATGGGCGGCGCCGTCATCACCCTGGCCGCGGGCCGGTTCGGGGTGTCGGCTGAAAAAATGGTTCTTTTTGAACCCATTTTCCTGCCGGAGGAATTATACAGCCTGCAACTGCGGGTAGAGGACCATCCCCTGGCGGGCAAATCCATCAAACGCAGAAACGCCTGGGACGACCGCCAGTCGGTCAGGAGCTACTTGAAATCCAAGCCGCTGTTTGCCCGCTGGGACGAGGAGATGCTGGACATGTATCTGCATTACGGATTCATGGAAGCCGATGACGGCGGTATTACCCTGGCCTGTCATCCGGAGCGGGAGGCGGCGCTCTTCATGGGATCCATGGACTATGATCCCTGGCCGGTCATGCCCCAGGTCCGGTGCCCGGTGCTGCTTCTGGAAGGAGAACTTTCGGAAAACCGCGGATTCATCAATCTGGAAAAAGCCGCCGAACAGTTTCCGCAAGGCCGCCATCAGGTCGTTGCCGGAGCCGGCCACCTGATCCCCATGGAAAAGCCCGGAGAGTCGGTCCGGTTGCTGAAGGCGTTCTTTGATGCGTAAAAGGACCCCGGGTTGAGTTTACTTGCCATCATCGGCCTGGCCGTAGCCCTGGCCATGGATGCCCTGGCCGTGTCCGTAGCGGCCGGTGTCTGTATTCAGCAGGTCAGCGCCCGCCAGTTTTTCCGCCTCTCCTGGCATTTCGGCCTGTTTCAGGCCATGATGCCGGTGGTCGGCTGGTGCGCCGGGCTTTCCGTCCGCCGCTGGATCGAGCAATACGACCACTGGCTGGCCTTTCTGCTTCTGGCCGTGGTCGGCGCCGGCATGCTGCGGCAGG includes:
- a CDS encoding alpha/beta hydrolase, whose product is MTDIKPVQQSVDIDDTRIQYLLYDGQGPAMIFLHATGFMPWIWHPIAREFAAGHRVVVPYFCDHRHSDPHQGGLSWLRIAEDLARFCETLGLQTPRMVGHSMGGAVITLAAGRFGVSAEKMVLFEPIFLPEELYSLQLRVEDHPLAGKSIKRRNAWDDRQSVRSYLKSKPLFARWDEEMLDMYLHYGFMEADDGGITLACHPEREAALFMGSMDYDPWPVMPQVRCPVLLLEGELSENRGFINLEKAAEQFPQGRHQVVAGAGHLIPMEKPGESVRLLKAFFDA